In Flavobacteriales bacterium TMED191, one genomic interval encodes:
- a CDS encoding nicotinamide-nucleotide amidohydrolase family protein produces MINLNFIKKELVESIRFYLLEYEMTVSAAESCTGGFVSHCLTSKKRASNYFKGAVIAYDNEIKKKFLKISQCEINKYGVVSKYVAELMAKAIREQFNTDFGFATTGYVDVYYKGNKKYSNLYAWISISSNTFVNSKLVNLTGKRTENISIVTNELFKLFRKEII; encoded by the coding sequence ATGATTAATTTAAATTTCATAAAAAAAGAATTAGTTGAATCAATTAGGTTTTACCTGCTTGAATATGAAATGACAGTTTCTGCTGCAGAAAGCTGCACCGGTGGTTTTGTGTCTCATTGCTTAACTTCAAAAAAAAGAGCTTCTAATTATTTTAAGGGTGCTGTCATTGCTTATGATAATGAGATTAAAAAAAAATTTTTAAAAATCTCTCAATGTGAAATAAATAAGTATGGAGTTGTAAGTAAATATGTTGCAGAATTAATGGCTAAAGCTATTCGAGAACAATTTAATACTGACTTTGGATTTGCTACTACGGGATATGTAGATGTTTATTACAAAGGAAATAAGAAGTACTCAAATTTATACGCCTGGATATCAATTTCGTCCAATACTTTTGTGAATTCTAAATTGGTTAATTTAACTGGTAAAAGAACAGAAAATATATCAATTGTTACTAATGAACTTTTTAAGTTGTTTCGAAAAGAAATTATTTAA
- a CDS encoding cell division protein ZapA: MEKLNIKISLANRLYPMNISNSEEKIIRQSAFKIEKMLKLLKDKYSVKDDQDLLAMCALQLCVRLEKSDTQKRDVEAQIIDHILDVNEEISNIV; encoded by the coding sequence ATGGAAAAATTAAATATTAAAATATCATTAGCAAATAGGTTGTATCCCATGAATATTTCAAATTCAGAAGAAAAAATTATAAGACAGTCTGCTTTTAAGATTGAGAAGATGTTAAAGTTGTTAAAAGATAAATATTCTGTTAAGGATGATCAGGATTTATTAGCTATGTGCGCACTGCAGCTTTGTGTGAGATTAGAAAAGTCTGATACACAGAAAAGAGATGTTGAAGCACAAATTATTGATCATATATTAGATGTTAATGAAGAAATTTCAAACATAGTATAA
- a CDS encoding M23 family metallopeptidase, with protein sequence MKNVFSILFVWLLFTYVNYSQNNYPKDFFISPVDIKIAIAGTFGELRNNHFHSGIDIKTKQKKNIPIYASQDGYVSRIKVSTYGFGKAIYINHKKGFTTVYAHLNEFNKKIKEFAIEEHYKKENYEIDFALNKDELFVKKGELIGYSGNTGSSTGPHLHFEIRDSKTQQILNPMLFGLPILDRTHPIIKAILIYHDKHQKELVQVGKIDNKTYHIPTIIDGHNYLNIGLQTIDYLDAAPNKCGVYSIELMVNDSIFYHNQMEKFNFSETRYINSHIDYKYYVKTGNKFIKCFIDPNNSLSTNMKKSKPNLGYNLKEGINNIKIIVKDSYMNTIFLTFNINFTKDVLQMNTKEKENYINYKQVFEFNNNNIELYIPGNSLYDNYQFSYKQTKSSDSKYPTHSIMDKSTPTHKPFIISIKDESVEKELRSKALISRIDGGNIYCIKSQWKEGKIIGKSSKFGDFRIIIDTVKPQLAHYMKTEHMIQFKIEDTLSGIKQYNGYINNKWVLMEYDFKTNLLTYHLDSTKKYENKNIKIQVTDLVGNKNEIDMNL encoded by the coding sequence ATGAAAAATGTGTTTTCAATCCTTTTTGTTTGGTTACTATTTACTTATGTGAATTATTCTCAAAATAATTACCCGAAAGATTTTTTCATCTCTCCAGTTGATATTAAAATTGCCATTGCAGGGACATTTGGTGAACTAAGAAACAATCATTTTCACTCTGGTATTGATATAAAAACCAAACAAAAAAAAAATATTCCTATTTATGCCAGTCAAGATGGATATGTTTCTAGAATAAAAGTTTCCACATATGGCTTTGGAAAAGCAATCTACATAAATCATAAAAAGGGTTTTACTACTGTATATGCTCATCTTAATGAATTTAATAAAAAAATTAAAGAATTTGCAATTGAAGAGCACTACAAAAAAGAAAATTACGAAATCGATTTTGCATTAAACAAGGACGAATTATTTGTCAAAAAAGGTGAACTTATTGGTTATAGTGGAAATACTGGAAGCTCAACGGGACCTCATCTACATTTTGAAATTAGAGATTCAAAAACACAACAAATTTTAAATCCCATGTTATTTGGATTACCAATTTTAGATAGAACTCATCCAATTATTAAAGCAATATTAATATATCACGATAAACATCAAAAAGAATTAGTTCAAGTAGGAAAAATTGATAATAAAACATATCACATACCTACAATAATCGATGGACACAATTACCTAAATATTGGTTTACAAACGATTGATTATTTAGATGCCGCTCCTAATAAATGTGGAGTCTACTCTATAGAGTTAATGGTTAATGACTCCATATTTTATCATAATCAAATGGAAAAATTTAATTTTAGTGAAACAAGGTATATTAACTCTCATATTGACTACAAATACTATGTGAAAACAGGAAATAAATTTATAAAATGCTTTATTGATCCAAATAATTCACTAAGCACAAATATGAAAAAATCAAAACCTAATCTTGGATACAATTTAAAAGAGGGAATTAACAATATTAAAATAATTGTTAAAGATAGTTATATGAATACTATATTTTTAACGTTTAATATTAACTTCACAAAAGATGTGTTGCAAATGAACACAAAAGAAAAAGAAAATTATATAAATTATAAGCAAGTATTTGAGTTCAATAATAATAATATAGAACTATATATACCTGGCAATAGTCTTTATGACAACTATCAATTTTCATATAAACAAACTAAAAGTTCTGATAGCAAATATCCAACCCATAGTATAATGGATAAATCTACACCAACTCACAAACCATTTATCATATCAATTAAAGATGAATCTGTCGAAAAAGAACTAAGATCCAAAGCATTAATTAGTAGAATTGATGGAGGAAATATATATTGTATCAAAAGCCAATGGAAAGAAGGAAAAATAATTGGTAAGTCTAGTAAGTTTGGTGACTTCCGTATTATAATTGATACGGTAAAACCTCAATTAGCACACTATATGAAAACAGAACACATGATACAATTTAAAATTGAAGATACATTATCAGGTATTAAACAATATAATGGTTATATAAATAATAAATGGGTATTGATGGAATATGATTTTAAAACAAATCTTCTGACTTATCATCTAGATAGTACAAAAAAATATGAAAATAAAAATATCAAAATTCAAG